Proteins co-encoded in one Campylobacter ornithocola genomic window:
- a CDS encoding hydrogenase maturation nickel metallochaperone HypA, which produces MHELSITESLLELCEEYAQGKVVEEVHVKIGRLSGVEPPLLQRSFETFKENSPLCKNAKFIMHIQEVVVECQKCHFSGVLENNVFWCPKCEDKDLKIIDGEELYLMQLVLKENEDLENNDK; this is translated from the coding sequence ATGCACGAGTTAAGTATTACAGAATCTTTGCTAGAGCTTTGCGAAGAATACGCTCAAGGAAAAGTTGTTGAAGAAGTGCATGTTAAAATAGGGCGTTTAAGCGGGGTTGAACCTCCGCTTTTACAAAGAAGTTTTGAAACTTTTAAAGAAAATAGTCCCTTATGTAAGAATGCTAAATTTATTATGCATATTCAAGAGGTAGTGGTAGAATGTCAAAAATGCCATTTTAGCGGAGTACTTGAAAATAATGTTTTTTGGTGTCCAAAATGCGAAGATAAAGATTTAAAAATCATAGATGGAGAAGAGCTTTATTTAATGCAACTTGTTTTAAAAGAAAACGAGGATTTAGAAAACAATGACAAATAA
- the tpx gene encoding thiol peroxidase → MNSVLFKGNKVNLKGNNIQVGDMAPNITLKAKDLSGIEIAPKGKTQVIISVPSLDTPVCATEAREFNKRAAASGVEVIVVSMDLPFAMGRFCSTEGIDNLSVASDFVSKEFGEKYGVLMADGPLEGILARAVFVVKDGVVVYKELVDEITELPNMQALENFFSQSCGCGGCGCH, encoded by the coding sequence ATGAATAGTGTATTATTCAAAGGAAATAAAGTAAATTTAAAAGGAAATAATATCCAAGTTGGTGATATGGCTCCAAATATCACTTTAAAAGCTAAAGATCTTTCGGGTATTGAAATTGCTCCAAAAGGAAAAACACAAGTTATCATTAGCGTACCAAGTCTTGATACTCCAGTATGTGCAACCGAAGCTAGAGAGTTTAACAAAAGAGCGGCGGCAAGTGGTGTTGAAGTAATTGTTGTAAGCATGGATTTACCTTTTGCTATGGGTCGTTTTTGCTCAACTGAAGGCATAGATAATTTAAGCGTTGCTAGTGATTTTGTATCTAAAGAATTTGGTGAAAAATATGGTGTTTTAATGGCAGATGGGCCACTTGAGGGAATTTTAGCTAGGGCTGTTTTTGTAGTTAAAGATGGTGTTGTAGTTTATAAGGAATTAGTAGATGAGATCACCGAACTTCCAAATATGCAAGCTTTAGAAAATTTCTTTAGTCAAAGTTGTGGATGTGGTGGTTGTGGTTGCCACTAA
- a CDS encoding HypC/HybG/HupF family hydrogenase formation chaperone codes for MCLSIPSKILEIDELNSAIVETLGVKRRVSLDLISEPLKVGDYVLIHVGFAMEKIDTQAAQESLKIYTDIAEKMQNGQIDENEGDMGLKNGFN; via the coding sequence ATGTGTCTTTCTATACCTTCTAAAATTTTAGAAATTGATGAGCTAAATTCAGCTATAGTAGAAACTTTAGGGGTTAAAAGAAGAGTGAGTTTAGACTTGATAAGCGAACCTTTAAAAGTAGGCGATTATGTGCTTATACATGTGGGTTTTGCTATGGAAAAAATCGACACTCAAGCTGCACAAGAGAGTTTGAAAATTTATACCGATATAGCAGAGAAAATGCAAAATGGGCAAATTGATGAAAATGAAGGCGATATGGGGCTAAAAAATGGATTTAATTAA
- the pepE gene encoding dipeptidase PepE has protein sequence MKRRSLLKVGALGLAAMLFSGVALNAKSNDAVNFPKDKQKALLLSSSGYKDTGYLNHALPWLKEFVEKNNLKGKKVAFIPYAGVRKTYEQYEAQVAKALESLGLQIVSVHRGNAVDIVKSADAIFVGGGNTFELVNQLYNNNLVELIAKRVSEGIPYVGWSAGSNVAGATMKTTNDMPIVEPKSFNTFNIFPHQINPHFISGKPVGHNGESREERLEEFLIVNPTTIVYALPEGVALLIDGKKAKVLGVDKNAPLLKLENKKEIQKIAIGSEFNY, from the coding sequence ATGAAAAGAAGAAGTTTGTTAAAAGTAGGTGCTCTTGGTTTAGCTGCTATGCTTTTTAGTGGGGTTGCTTTAAATGCTAAGTCAAACGATGCGGTTAATTTCCCAAAAGATAAGCAAAAAGCTTTGTTGCTTTCAAGTTCAGGTTATAAAGACACAGGTTATTTAAACCATGCTTTACCTTGGCTTAAAGAATTTGTTGAAAAAAATAATTTAAAAGGTAAAAAAGTAGCTTTTATACCTTATGCGGGTGTGAGAAAAACTTACGAGCAATACGAAGCACAAGTTGCTAAAGCCTTAGAAAGCTTAGGACTTCAAATAGTTAGCGTGCATAGAGGCAATGCTGTTGATATTGTTAAAAGTGCTGATGCGATTTTTGTAGGTGGTGGAAATACTTTTGAATTAGTTAATCAGCTTTATAATAATAATCTAGTAGAACTCATCGCAAAAAGAGTAAGCGAAGGTATACCTTATGTTGGCTGGTCAGCAGGTTCAAATGTAGCGGGTGCAACTATGAAAACAACTAATGATATGCCTATAGTTGAACCAAAATCATTCAATACTTTTAATATCTTCCCTCATCAAATTAACCCACATTTTATCTCAGGTAAACCAGTAGGACATAATGGTGAAAGTCGTGAAGAAAGATTAGAAGAGTTTTTGATTGTAAATCCTACAACAATTGTTTATGCTTTACCTGAGGGTGTTGCATTGTTGATTGATGGTAAAAAAGCAAAAGTTTTGGGTGTAGATAAAAATGCTCCACTTTTAAAACTTGAAAACAAAAAAGAAATTCAAAAAATCGCCATTGGTTCTGAATTTAACTACTAA
- a CDS encoding Crp/Fnr family transcriptional regulator translates to MENFLSRFEIEKQDLKLIQEHLQIINIEKDFKVNDKCLGFIKILKGELRAFILTPNAKEITLFHLKENDECVICSECNMGGISYDVFIQSTQNTSIAIIPSSIFQILKDKYPKINNYVLSLITKRFNTLIKVLEQALFIPLSSRICDFLKENASNNTLKITHEALANHLGSAREAVSRILKELEKEGKIKLERSKIILISL, encoded by the coding sequence ATGGAAAACTTTCTTTCTCGTTTTGAAATAGAAAAACAAGATCTCAAACTTATACAAGAGCACTTACAAATAATAAACATTGAAAAAGACTTTAAGGTTAATGATAAATGTTTAGGATTTATAAAAATTTTAAAAGGTGAGCTTAGAGCTTTTATTCTAACTCCAAATGCAAAAGAAATAACACTTTTTCACCTTAAAGAAAATGATGAATGCGTTATTTGCTCTGAGTGTAATATGGGTGGTATATCTTATGATGTTTTTATACAAAGTACCCAAAATACAAGTATAGCCATCATCCCCTCATCAATTTTTCAAATTTTAAAAGATAAATACCCAAAAATTAATAATTATGTTTTAAGTTTAATCACCAAGCGTTTTAATACCTTAATCAAAGTTTTAGAACAAGCTTTATTTATACCTTTATCTTCTAGAATTTGTGATTTTTTGAAAGAAAATGCTAGCAACAATACTTTAAAAATTACCCATGAAGCTTTAGCCAATCACTTAGGAAGCGCCAGAGAAGCCGTTTCAAGAATTTTAAAAGAATTAGAAAAAGAAGGTAAAATCAAACTTGAAAGATCTAAAATAATACTAATTTCTTTGTAA
- the msrA gene encoding peptide-methionine (S)-S-oxide reductase MsrA, with amino-acid sequence MTNKEIILGAGCFWCTQAVFDEIKGVVYTEVGYSGGKPNPSYESVINGDGNIEVAKIIYDEKQISLEKILEIFLKMHDPTSLDKQGADKGMQYRSVIFYQTNEELKIISDFLQKAQKYYTKAIVTQVLKLEKFYKAEDYHQKYFKNNPSQAYCRFIIAPKLEKLVNHS; translated from the coding sequence ATGACAAATAAAGAAATCATTTTAGGTGCGGGTTGTTTTTGGTGTACTCAAGCTGTGTTTGATGAAATTAAAGGCGTAGTTTATACAGAAGTAGGTTATAGCGGTGGTAAGCCAAATCCAAGTTATGAAAGCGTGATAAATGGCGATGGAAATATAGAAGTAGCTAAGATAATTTATGATGAAAAACAAATTTCATTAGAAAAAATCTTAGAAATTTTTCTCAAAATGCATGATCCAACAAGCCTAGATAAACAAGGTGCTGATAAGGGGATGCAATATAGATCAGTTATTTTTTATCAAACTAATGAGGAGTTAAAAATCATTAGTGATTTTTTACAAAAAGCACAAAAATATTACACTAAAGCTATAGTTACGCAAGTTTTAAAATTAGAAAAATTTTATAAAGCTGAGGATTATCATCAAAAATATTTTAAAAATAATCCCAGCCAAGCTTATTGTAGATTTATTATCGCGCCAAAGCTAGAAAAACTAGTAAATCATTCCTAA
- a CDS encoding YgaP family membrane protein: protein MSKLERVLRIALAIVAFSLGVYFSTWWGLLGLIPLLTGILAVCPIRVLSGKQACPLGVCPISKKKN, encoded by the coding sequence ATGAGTAAATTAGAAAGAGTGCTAAGAATAGCTTTAGCTATAGTGGCATTTTCTTTAGGAGTTTATTTTTCAACTTGGTGGGGATTATTGGGTTTAATTCCTTTATTAACAGGTATTTTAGCTGTTTGTCCTATAAGAGTACTTAGTGGAAAACAAGCTTGTCCACTTGGGGTTTGCCCTATTTCTAAAAAGAAAAATTAG
- the hypE gene encoding hydrogenase expression/formation protein HypE, which produces MKQITLAHGGGGEEMNALINEIFSIFENNVLKEANDAAILDDLAFSTDSFVLNPIFLKDVNIGKLAVCGSVNDVLMVGAKPLYLSLALILEEGFEIEKLKIILKSIKEECNKAGVKLVCGDTKVVPKNKGDEIYINTSCIGKSIQKINTKNIKSGCSILVSRDIGAHGCAVLVERNNLEANIKSDCKSLKDEVLALLNADISIKAMRDATRGGLSAVLNEWAKLSNLELLIYEEKIPVCDEVLGVCELFGYEPYELANEGTFILCVDKKDEQKALEILKQFNANAAIIGEITANKKARVVLENAYGAKRILEAPKGELLPRIC; this is translated from the coding sequence ATGAAGCAAATTACTTTAGCCCATGGTGGCGGTGGCGAAGAAATGAATGCTTTAATAAATGAAATTTTTTCTATTTTTGAAAATAATGTTTTAAAAGAGGCAAATGATGCTGCTATTTTAGATGATTTGGCTTTTAGTACAGATTCTTTTGTGTTAAACCCCATCTTTTTAAAGGATGTAAATATAGGAAAATTAGCAGTTTGTGGAAGTGTGAATGATGTATTAATGGTGGGGGCAAAACCACTATATTTATCACTAGCTTTGATTTTAGAAGAAGGTTTTGAAATAGAAAAGTTAAAAATCATACTAAAATCCATAAAAGAAGAATGCAATAAAGCAGGAGTAAAGCTAGTTTGTGGGGATACTAAAGTTGTTCCTAAAAATAAAGGTGATGAGATATATATTAATACTTCATGCATAGGAAAAAGCATACAAAAAATCAACACTAAAAATATAAAAAGTGGTTGTAGTATATTAGTTTCAAGAGATATTGGAGCTCATGGTTGTGCGGTTTTGGTTGAAAGAAATAATTTAGAGGCAAATATAAAAAGTGATTGTAAAAGCTTAAAAGATGAAGTTTTAGCACTTTTAAACGCAGATATTTCTATAAAAGCAATGCGTGATGCTACGCGTGGTGGGCTTAGTGCGGTTTTAAATGAATGGGCTAAATTAAGTAATTTAGAGCTTTTAATATATGAAGAAAAAATCCCAGTTTGTGATGAAGTTTTAGGGGTTTGTGAGCTTTTTGGATATGAGCCTTATGAACTTGCAAATGAAGGAACTTTCATTTTATGTGTAGATAAAAAAGATGAGCAAAAAGCATTAGAAATTTTAAAACAATTTAATGCTAATGCAGCCATTATAGGTGAAATCACAGCTAATAAAAAAGCAAGAGTGGTTTTAGAAAATGCTTATGGAGCAAAACGTATTTTAGAAGCCCCAAAAGGCGAACTTTTACCAAGAATTTGCTAA
- the hypF gene encoding carbamoyltransferase HypF, with translation MSRFGYEIHIKGLVQGVGFRPFVFNIAKELNLKGEVYNDGLGVVIILECDDKKLNSFKEKLLANLPPLARIDDFSFSCKKLQKTYNEFNISTSQDSEKFSPILSDFALCEDCYNEFYDEKNPRFRYPFITCTNCGPRFSIIKKLPYDRANTTMDEFKMCSFCQSEYEDPVNRRFHAQPLSCPKCKITIFLKDKNQNILAKDEKAFILLAKLLEEGKIIAFKGMGGFHLICDSTNENAIKELRKRKNRPKKPFAIMVKDLKMAQELAFINEAETKLLTSNLKPIVILNSKNIHKSLAPDTNKIGIMLAYMGTHLMLFEYFKKPIIATSANLSSQSIIYEETKLLEQLSNVFDFYLDYDRAIHNSSDDSIAQVINEKVMFLRTSRGLNPLYINTADIFNTKENILALGSELKNEFACFFKNQIFISPYIGDMKSLDIQDRFFKILTFFKNSYKVNFDQILSDKHPQFNYVKEFKDYKNFRVQHHYAHLCACLFEYKIYKNDVLAFVFDGTGYGDDGKIWGGEIFRANLKNYDRLNHFKNFKLINADIENIANLALALIFDFNLESEASEFLNKFSQVKLNNLKKIYSQSSLHTSSLGRIIDAFGTIAFDIQKLDYEAQIGLLMEKYYNKNLDYSYKFDIKEKEICFKNAFLQALKDKDKVKISTGLLNAIANLIIEYSKNFTEEVLLCGGVFQNKTLLEILDRRKFSYKTSLQYPCNDSSIALGQLVHYLSLKT, from the coding sequence ATGTCCCGCTTTGGATATGAAATTCACATTAAAGGATTAGTACAAGGCGTTGGTTTTCGTCCTTTTGTTTTTAATATAGCTAAAGAGCTTAATTTAAAAGGTGAAGTTTATAATGATGGCTTAGGTGTTGTTATAATACTTGAGTGTGATGATAAAAAATTAAATTCTTTCAAAGAAAAACTTCTTGCTAATTTACCGCCTTTAGCTAGGATAGATGATTTTAGCTTTTCTTGTAAAAAACTTCAAAAAACTTATAATGAATTTAATATAAGTACTTCACAAGATAGTGAAAAATTTAGTCCTATCTTGAGTGATTTTGCTCTTTGTGAGGATTGTTATAATGAATTTTACGATGAAAAAAATCCTCGTTTTAGATATCCTTTTATCACTTGTACTAATTGTGGGCCAAGATTTTCCATTATAAAAAAACTTCCATATGATAGAGCTAATACAACTATGGATGAGTTTAAAATGTGTTCTTTTTGTCAAAGCGAGTATGAAGATCCAGTTAATCGTCGCTTTCATGCTCAACCACTCTCATGCCCAAAATGTAAAATTACTATCTTTTTAAAAGATAAAAATCAAAATATTTTAGCTAAAGATGAAAAAGCTTTTATCTTGCTTGCAAAGCTTTTAGAAGAAGGTAAAATCATAGCTTTTAAAGGTATGGGTGGGTTTCATTTAATTTGTGATAGCACAAATGAAAATGCTATAAAAGAACTTAGAAAACGCAAAAATCGCCCTAAAAAGCCTTTTGCTATTATGGTAAAAGACCTTAAAATGGCTCAAGAATTAGCTTTTATCAATGAAGCTGAGACAAAACTTTTAACTTCAAATTTAAAACCCATAGTTATTTTAAATAGCAAAAATATCCATAAAAGTTTAGCACCAGATACTAATAAAATAGGCATAATGTTAGCTTATATGGGGACGCATTTAATGCTTTTTGAATATTTTAAAAAACCAATTATTGCAACAAGCGCTAATTTAAGCTCACAAAGCATTATTTATGAGGAAACAAAACTTTTAGAACAACTTAGCAATGTGTTTGATTTTTATCTTGATTATGATAGAGCAATACACAATTCAAGTGATGATAGTATTGCTCAAGTTATTAACGAGAAAGTAATGTTTTTAAGAACCTCAAGAGGTCTTAACCCACTTTATATTAACACAGCAGATATTTTTAATACAAAAGAAAATATTCTCGCTCTAGGAAGTGAATTAAAAAATGAATTTGCATGTTTTTTTAAAAATCAAATTTTTATTTCTCCTTATATAGGCGATATGAAAAGTTTAGATATACAAGATAGATTTTTTAAAATTTTAACTTTCTTTAAAAACTCTTATAAAGTAAATTTTGATCAAATTTTAAGTGACAAACATCCGCAATTTAATTATGTAAAAGAATTTAAAGATTATAAAAATTTTCGAGTGCAACATCATTATGCGCATTTGTGTGCTTGTTTGTTTGAATATAAAATTTACAAAAATGATGTCTTAGCCTTTGTTTTTGATGGTACAGGCTATGGAGATGATGGAAAAATTTGGGGTGGAGAAATTTTTAGAGCAAATTTAAAAAATTATGATAGATTAAATCATTTTAAAAATTTCAAACTGATTAATGCAGATATTGAAAATATTGCAAATTTAGCCTTAGCTTTGATTTTTGATTTTAATTTAGAAAGTGAAGCTAGCGAGTTTTTAAATAAATTTTCTCAAGTAAAATTAAACAATCTTAAAAAAATTTACTCACAAAGCTCTTTACATACTAGTTCTCTTGGTAGGATCATCGATGCTTTTGGCACTATTGCTTTTGATATACAAAAGCTTGATTATGAAGCACAAATTGGACTTTTAATGGAAAAATATTATAATAAAAATCTTGATTATAGTTATAAATTTGATATTAAAGAAAAAGAAATTTGCTTTAAAAATGCCTTTTTGCAAGCTTTAAAAGATAAAGATAAAGTTAAAATTAGTACAGGCTTACTTAATGCCATTGCAAATTTAATTATAGAATATTCAAAAAATTTCACAGAAGAAGTACTTTTGTGTGGTGGAGTATTTCAAAATAAAACCTTACTTGAAATCTTAGATCGAAGAAAATTTTCTTATAAAACTTCTTTACAATATCCTTGTAATGATAGTTCTATCGCTCTTGGGCAACTTGTACATTATTTATCTTTAAAAACTTAA
- the hypD gene encoding hydrogenase formation protein HypD, which yields MDLINDFRDKERILILKELIASKITKPINIMEICGGHTHSIMKFGLPDLLPKEINFIHGPGCPVCVMPRERIDIALKLASMPNTIFCVLGDMLKVPGSYESLIDLRAKGADVRALYTPLDVIDIALKNPEKNIIFFAIGFETTTPMSGVIIEKSIALNLKNLFFHINHVLVPPAVEAIMQDKNVRIDAFLGPSHVSVITGSSIYEPIAKKYKTPIAVSGFEPVDIMLSVLNIIEQINANTFEVYNEYHRVVSKEGNLKAKALVEKYFKPCDFEFRGLGVIANGGLCLKDEFTHLDASKVFDCKVQSKDESKACICGQILRGLAKPYDCKVFAKACTPKNPIGSCMVSSEGACAAYYKYYQDKA from the coding sequence ATGGATTTAATTAATGATTTTAGAGATAAAGAAAGAATTTTAATCCTAAAAGAACTTATTGCTTCTAAAATTACTAAGCCTATTAATATCATGGAAATTTGCGGTGGGCACACGCATAGCATTATGAAATTTGGTTTGCCTGATTTATTGCCAAAAGAGATTAATTTTATACATGGTCCAGGTTGTCCTGTATGTGTTATGCCAAGAGAACGTATCGATATAGCTTTAAAACTTGCAAGTATGCCAAATACTATTTTTTGTGTATTAGGCGATATGCTTAAAGTCCCAGGAAGTTATGAAAGTTTGATTGATCTTAGGGCTAAAGGAGCTGATGTTAGAGCACTTTATACTCCTTTAGATGTGATAGACATAGCTTTAAAAAACCCTGAAAAAAATATAATCTTTTTTGCTATAGGTTTTGAGACAACTACACCTATGAGTGGGGTGATTATAGAAAAAAGCATAGCTTTAAATTTAAAAAATTTATTTTTTCATATCAATCATGTGTTAGTTCCACCTGCAGTAGAAGCTATCATGCAAGATAAAAATGTAAGAATCGATGCATTTTTAGGACCTTCTCATGTAAGTGTTATCACAGGATCAAGTATTTATGAGCCTATCGCTAAAAAATACAAAACTCCTATAGCAGTAAGTGGTTTTGAACCGGTTGATATAATGCTTAGTGTGTTAAACATAATAGAGCAAATAAATGCAAATACCTTTGAAGTTTATAATGAATACCATAGAGTAGTTAGCAAAGAAGGAAATTTAAAAGCTAAAGCTTTAGTAGAAAAATACTTTAAACCTTGTGATTTTGAATTTAGAGGACTTGGAGTGATTGCAAATGGTGGACTTTGTTTAAAAGATGAATTTACACACTTAGATGCTAGTAAGGTATTTGATTGCAAGGTGCAAAGTAAAGATGAAAGCAAGGCTTGTATTTGTGGTCAAATTTTAAGAGGTTTGGCTAAGCCTTATGATTGCAAGGTATTTGCAAAAGCTTGCACTCCAAAAAATCCTATAGGTAGCTGTATGGTTTCTAGTGAAGGAGCTTGTGCAGCTTATTATAAATACTATCAAGATAAGGCATAA
- a CDS encoding M48 family metallopeptidase, with protein MARQSTSIKGILEFKEFRFAFEKKKLKYLRLRIDRDLNFKLSIPLYYEQRDVLRFLEKNENWIRAKEKELILKRVVLAKDELYFLGKKYNLVLDENYQKIIIKKDKIFAKNQKTLDIFLRRSARVIFEFFIKKWQFAFEKKVQRICIKEMISRWGSCNHQKAYINLNLKLIQKPIKAIEYVILHELTHLIYPHHQKEFYDFLYKLMPDYKEREVFLKSLIF; from the coding sequence ATGGCAAGGCAAAGCACTAGTATAAAAGGAATTTTAGAATTTAAAGAATTTCGTTTTGCCTTTGAAAAGAAAAAACTCAAATATCTAAGACTTAGGATAGATAGAGATTTAAATTTCAAGCTTAGCATACCACTTTACTATGAACAAAGAGATGTTTTAAGATTTTTAGAAAAAAATGAAAATTGGATAAGAGCCAAAGAAAAAGAACTTATTTTAAAAAGAGTAGTTTTAGCTAAAGATGAATTGTATTTTTTGGGAAAAAAATACAATTTAGTGTTAGATGAAAATTACCAAAAAATTATTATAAAAAAAGATAAAATTTTTGCAAAAAATCAAAAAACTTTGGATATTTTTTTAAGGCGTAGTGCTAGAGTTATTTTTGAATTTTTTATAAAAAAATGGCAATTTGCTTTTGAAAAAAAGGTGCAAAGAATTTGCATTAAAGAAATGATCTCAAGATGGGGTTCTTGTAACCATCAAAAAGCATATATAAACTTAAATTTAAAACTCATACAAAAACCTATAAAAGCTATAGAATATGTGATTTTGCATGAACTTACACATCTTATTTATCCACATCATCAAAAAGAATTTTATGATTTTTTATACAAATTAATGCCTGATTATAAAGAAAGAGAAGTTTTTCTAAAAAGTCTTATTTTTTAA
- a CDS encoding MATE family efflux transporter: MASKQLSLKHLSMPILLEMFLRYFSLIINTVMVSQYSNFLVGAMGAGNQVADLFIIIFSFLSVGCSVVIAQALGAKNYTLARKVIHQSLFLNGLIGLVCGSLILWHGEFLLYLLQIPNELLKDSEIYLHMLGICLFFDAMGIVLAAIIRVYNMAYWVMFTTLLMNVVIFIGNFYVLHFTKLELFGVGLSNILGRLVAFGMLVAILSFKLKIYLKIKEMVSLEKAVLKKILNIGGFAAGENLIWFIQYTIAFAFVASLGKENLSVQTIYFQISLLIMLVGQAISVANEIIIGKLVGAKYLNVAYKHTWIALYFSVVASAFVALLNYVLQDFTMGVVKLEESLKELMIPLFTLSIFLEISRTFNIVMVNSLRASGDARFPFLSGVVFMLGVSLPVGYVLCFYVGLGILGVWIGFCADEFLRGIVNSYRWKSKKWQGKALV, from the coding sequence ATGGCCAGCAAACAACTTTCACTCAAGCATCTTAGTATGCCTATATTACTTGAAATGTTTTTAAGATATTTTTCATTGATTATCAACACCGTTATGGTTTCGCAGTATTCTAACTTTTTAGTTGGGGCTATGGGTGCAGGTAATCAAGTAGCAGATTTATTTATCATTATTTTTAGTTTTTTAAGTGTGGGTTGTAGTGTGGTGATTGCTCAAGCTTTAGGAGCTAAAAATTATACTTTAGCTAGAAAAGTAATCCATCAAAGTTTATTTTTAAATGGCTTAATCGGACTTGTGTGCGGAAGTTTGATTTTATGGCATGGAGAGTTTTTGCTTTACCTTTTACAAATTCCAAATGAACTTTTAAAAGACAGTGAAATTTACTTGCATATGCTTGGAATTTGTTTGTTTTTTGATGCTATGGGTATAGTTTTGGCCGCTATTATTAGGGTGTATAATATGGCTTATTGGGTTATGTTTACAACCTTATTGATGAATGTTGTGATATTTATAGGAAATTTTTATGTGTTACATTTTACCAAATTAGAGCTTTTTGGAGTAGGGCTTAGCAATATATTAGGACGTTTAGTAGCTTTTGGTATGCTAGTGGCAATACTTAGTTTTAAACTTAAAATTTATCTTAAAATTAAAGAGATGGTAAGCCTTGAAAAAGCTGTACTTAAAAAGATTTTAAATATCGGTGGGTTTGCTGCTGGTGAAAATTTAATATGGTTTATACAATACACCATAGCTTTTGCTTTTGTAGCAAGTTTAGGTAAAGAAAACTTAAGTGTTCAAACGATTTATTTTCAAATTTCTTTACTTATTATGTTAGTAGGGCAAGCTATAAGTGTGGCAAATGAGATTATCATAGGTAAATTAGTCGGCGCAAAATACTTAAATGTAGCTTATAAACATACTTGGATAGCTTTGTATTTTAGCGTGGTAGCAAGTGCTTTTGTAGCTTTACTTAATTATGTTTTGCAAGATTTTACTATGGGTGTAGTAAAACTTGAAGAAAGTTTAAAAGAACTTATGATACCACTTTTTACTCTTTCTATTTTTTTAGAAATTTCAAGAACTTTTAATATAGTCATGGTGAATTCACTAAGAGCAAGTGGCGATGCGAGATTTCCGTTTTTAAGTGGAGTGGTGTTTATGCTTGGGGTTTCTTTACCGGTTGGTTATGTGCTTTGTTTTTATGTTGGGCTTGGAATTTTAGGAGTTTGGATAGGTTTTTGCGCGGATGAGTTTTTACGTGGTATTGTAAATTCATATAGATGGAAAAGTAAAAAATGGCAAGGCAAAGCACTAGTATAA
- the hypB gene encoding hydrogenase nickel incorporation protein HypB: protein MCKDCGCSINGHEHHHDHHHENPALKDEKTINVISKILSKNDHQAAHNREHFNEYNTLCINLMSSPGSGKTTLLEETIKTLKDDLKIAVVEGDLETNNDANRIIKAGGLAHQITTGQTCHLDAFMVHEALHHFKLSELDIVFVENVGNLVCPASYDLGEHLNVVLLSVTEGSDKVEKYPVMFRKADLLVITKADLAQHFDFDFKAASMAAKRLNPKIDIMILDSKTKTGFDLWINYLKMKKELN from the coding sequence ATGTGTAAAGATTGCGGTTGTTCTATCAACGGACATGAACATCATCATGATCACCATCATGAAAATCCAGCCTTAAAAGATGAAAAAACTATTAATGTTATTAGTAAAATTTTATCAAAAAACGATCATCAAGCAGCTCATAATAGAGAACATTTTAATGAGTATAATACTCTTTGTATTAATCTAATGAGTTCTCCAGGAAGTGGTAAAACAACACTTTTAGAAGAAACTATAAAAACTTTAAAAGATGATTTAAAAATAGCTGTGGTTGAGGGAGATTTAGAAACTAATAATGACGCAAATCGCATTATCAAAGCAGGAGGCTTAGCTCATCAAATCACCACAGGGCAAACTTGCCATTTAGATGCTTTTATGGTGCATGAAGCTTTGCATCATTTTAAACTTAGCGAGCTTGATATAGTTTTTGTTGAAAATGTGGGAAATTTAGTATGCCCTGCAAGTTATGATTTGGGTGAGCATTTAAATGTAGTTTTACTTTCAGTAACAGAAGGCAGTGATAAAGTAGAAAAATACCCAGTGATGTTTAGAAAGGCTGATTTGCTAGTCATTACTAAAGCTGATTTAGCTCAGCATTTTGACTTTGATTTTAAAGCAGCTTCTATGGCAGCTAAAAGATTAAATCCTAAAATAGATATCATGATTTTAGATAGTAAGACAAAAACAGGGTTTGATCTTTGGATAAATTATCTAAAAATGAAAAAGGAGCTTAATTAA